In Papaver somniferum cultivar HN1 chromosome 1, ASM357369v1, whole genome shotgun sequence, a genomic segment contains:
- the LOC113277689 gene encoding uncharacterized protein LOC113277689: protein MPTSRLHWKLERSRGGCTARLPKITVKVVPELSSPGKNIVKARVECPGFCITHQRKDYPYIEIFRSNEQEAANQGKTNDANTTKYAVRVVHLTLTSSSFQTSS, encoded by the exons ATGCCTACCAGCAG GCTACATTGGAAGTTGGAGAGGTCTAGGGGCGGATGCACAGCCAGACTTCCGAAAATTACAGTAAAAGTTGTCCCAGAACTCTCAAGCCCGGGTAAAAATATTGTCAAAGCCAGG GTTGAATGTCCTGGATTCTGCATAACTCATCAGAGAAAAGACTACCCTTACATCGAGATATTTCGTAGCAACGAACAGGAA GCAGCTAACCAAGGAAAGACTAATGATGCAAATACAACAAAATATGCAGTTAGAGTTGTCCACTTAACCTTAACCTCTTCCTCTTTTCAGACCTCAAGTTGA
- the LOC113353057 gene encoding uncharacterized protein LOC113353057, which produces MYALLKCHTAGDKNKEGQEHQLNDFSSRLQAAQSMVHDGNGVGRTGRVLPSHAPIESPVDGGRGGGRTRPVLPSRSPIESPVHERSRAGGISCAVHPMESPLNNDFLLTPRISPRGHRTGVHRNLEKEYNAENHNFSQPNRSRSASNSPVANNEEVGYSLQDGRTQRTTRKKTTNLAVAKRGKEKVSVYVFKEKFCGHYRHELINSIGSWVRQRDNCPLTYDKFDDMPEQKIARVIQNVRDHFILVPDDEVAVKVIKDVMRNAYKAYRHKLRLAYIKAGGDGFAGSDGHGGFGTPSQDFPNKRDWAHMCEHFTTDAFKKNSERGRLAAAAKQLNGINHSNGNKSFTSIEYELLQAGEPCDPVTFFRRTHDPEKKINPKCKEMSEKMKAMKEAADRGETNDTPEEIFNKVRNAGCSGKRRRKAHPTNYSLYQKKEEEMAELKVRMASLEQENKRLKKETGPNATKKWLNEYLVKNGMPAMELSSEDEAEDDDEDADVHGSQIHEHRDAFEGSDMEAEEEDVEAFADGQEEGDEENPDRELEEDDEEEYFEV; this is translated from the exons ATGTATGCCTTACTTAAATGTCATACTGCAGGAGACAAAAACAAGGAGGGACAAGAACACCAATTGAATGACTTTAGCAGTCGCTTGCAAGCAGCTCAGTCAATGGTGCACgacggaaatggagttggaagaaCAGGTCGGGTGCTGCCAAGCCATGCACCGATCGAGTCACCAGTGGATGGAGGAAGGGGAGGTGGAAGAACACGTCCTGTGCTGCCAAGTCGTTCACCAATTGAGTCACCTGTGCATGAGAGAAGTAGGGCTGGTGGAATATCATGCGCGGTGCATCCAATGGAATCACCTCTGAACAATGATTTTCTGTTAACTCCAAGGATATCCCCTAGAGGTCACCGCACAGGAGTACACAGAAATCTGGAGAAGGAATACAATG CTGAAAACCATAATTTTTCGCAACCCAACCGATCGCGATCAGCGTCTAATTCTCCTGTAGCAAATAATGAAGAAGTTGGCTATTCACTGCAAGATG GTCGAACACAACGTACCACAAGAAAGAAAACGACTAATCTTGCGGTTGCCAAGAGGGGGAAGGAGAAAGTAAGCGTGTacgtttttaaagaaaaattttgTGGTCACTATAGACATGAGCTTATAAACTCTATTGGGTCGTGGGTAAGGCAAAGGGACAATTGCCCACTAACATATGATAAATTTGATGATATGCCTGAACAGAAGATTGCCCGAGTGATCCAGAATGTCCGG GACCACTTTATTCTCGTTCCTGATGATGAAGTGGCTGTCAAAGTGATCAAAGACGTGATGAGGAATGCCTATAAGGCATACAGGCACAAACTTCGTCTAGCATACATAAAAGCTGGGGGTGATGGGTTCGCTGGATCAGATGGCCATGGAGGCTTTGGCACACCCTCCCAAGATTTCCCCAACAAACGTGATTGGGCTCACATGTGTGAGCACTTCACCACCGATGCGTTCAAG AAAAATTCTGAAAGAGGACGTCTTGCTGCGGCTGCGAAGCAACTCAACGGTATCAACCACAGTAATGGCAACAAAAGTTTCACTAGTATCGAATACGAGTTG CTGCAAGCCGGAGAGCCTTGTGATCCAGTGACTTTCTTCCGACGAACCCATGATCCTGAAAAGAAAATCAACCCCAAATGCAAAGAAATGAGT GAAAAAATGAAGGCCATGAAGGAAGCCGCAGATCGGGGAGAAACTAATGACACTCCAGAAGAGATATTTAACAAAGTTCGTAATGCTGGATGTTCGGGTAAACGTCGTCGCAAGGCTCATCCAACTAACTACAGTTTAtaccagaaaaaagaagaagaaatggccgaATTGAAAGTAAGAATGGCATCCTTGGAACAGGAAAACAAAAGGCTTAAGAAAGAAACAGGTCCGAACGCGACAAAGAAGTGGTTGAATGAATATCTTGTTAAAAATGGCATGCCGGCTATGGAATTATCATCTGAAGATGAAgcggaagatgatgatgaagatgctgATGTGCACGGGAGTCAAATTCATGAACATCGAGATGCCTTTGAAGGTAGTGATATGGAAGCTGAAGAGGAGGATGTAGAGGCCTTTGCAGATGGTCAAGAAGAAGGTGACGAGGAGAATCCGGACAGGGAACTcgaagaggatgatgaagaagaatattttgaggTTTAG